Proteins encoded together in one Parcubacteria group bacterium window:
- a CDS encoding glycosyltransferase family 39 protein yields MIRKNYIFIIIGIMLFMGITSFLLAWNDSLTFDEVAHIPAGYSYVVLHDYRLNPEHPPLAKILTGLMLLPLHPHFDTTQDFWTETHGTGEYGQWDAGRYLLHHANNDTDKIVFFARMPFIVLALAFGLFLFYWGKRTGGIITGLFALILYAFDPNILGHDHLVTTDLAIAIAMSIAFFYFLQFLKNPTWKNALYGGIALGIAQITKFSAILLIPFFGLLLVIYPLLIILPKEQKRHKIFGSYLLKGIFAMFIMLAVMYATYLPVTYKMPSDVLPTIAAVKGQPNKYPRDKYLIAFINKTNQSTLTRPIATYTQGIMQVFNRVDDGNVSYFMGTVSSNASVWYFPFVFIAKQTLAHLFFYIVALILGLLLIVHSVQRVFTQKFAHSLHACRRFCIRRFHEIALGAFVVFYGYISITGNLTIGFRHLFPIMPLLYILTARTLINSYTKLHNHFWQKIVRGIFVGIILVLATLTISAYPYYISYFNELFGGPKNGFHYVTDSNADWGQDLKRLKKYLDAHPEIDKIRIDYFGGDNVTNRIGDKYIMWWDSKRPIEPGYYAISTLLLQESLYRTDRSYDDTYRWTEKLTPFDHVGTSIILYKVE; encoded by the coding sequence ATGATCAGAAAAAACTACATCTTCATTATCATTGGAATTATGCTCTTTATGGGCATCACTTCTTTTCTTCTTGCTTGGAATGATTCGTTGACATTTGACGAGGTTGCGCATATTCCCGCAGGATACAGCTATGTTGTGTTACATGATTATCGCCTCAATCCCGAGCATCCACCCCTCGCCAAGATACTCACTGGTCTCATGCTCCTCCCTCTGCATCCACACTTTGATACTACGCAGGACTTCTGGACAGAAACTCACGGCACCGGCGAATACGGACAATGGGATGCCGGACGCTATTTATTGCACCATGCAAACAACGACACCGACAAAATTGTTTTTTTTGCACGCATGCCCTTTATCGTCCTTGCCCTTGCTTTTGGATTGTTCCTCTTCTATTGGGGCAAGAGAACTGGTGGCATCATCACTGGTCTTTTTGCTCTCATTTTATACGCATTTGACCCAAACATCCTCGGACACGATCATCTTGTGACGACAGATCTTGCCATTGCCATTGCCATGAGCATCGCATTTTTTTATTTTTTGCAATTTCTCAAAAACCCCACCTGGAAAAATGCTCTGTACGGAGGTATCGCCCTTGGCATTGCACAAATTACAAAATTCAGTGCGATCCTCCTCATCCCATTCTTTGGACTACTTCTCGTGATTTATCCCTTGCTCATAATCCTCCCCAAAGAACAAAAGCGTCACAAGATATTTGGCTCCTATCTACTCAAAGGGATATTTGCCATGTTCATAATGCTTGCAGTAATGTATGCAACATATTTACCCGTCACGTATAAGATGCCATCTGATGTCCTCCCCACGATTGCCGCTGTCAAAGGCCAGCCGAACAAATACCCGCGCGATAAATATCTCATCGCCTTCATTAATAAAACCAATCAAAGCACTCTTACCAGACCAATTGCGACGTACACCCAAGGGATTATGCAAGTATTTAATCGCGTCGATGATGGAAATGTTTCGTATTTTATGGGCACCGTATCAAGCAATGCATCTGTGTGGTATTTTCCTTTTGTTTTTATTGCAAAGCAAACCCTCGCACACTTATTCTTTTACATTGTCGCTCTCATTCTTGGACTGCTCCTCATCGTCCATTCAGTACAACGTGTTTTTACGCAAAAATTCGCACACTCACTCCACGCCTGCCGTCGTTTTTGTATACGCAGATTTCATGAGATTGCTCTTGGAGCATTTGTTGTTTTTTACGGTTATATTTCCATAACCGGCAATCTCACCATTGGCTTTCGCCATCTCTTTCCCATAATGCCCCTTCTTTACATCCTCACAGCACGCACACTGATCAATTCATACACCAAACTTCATAATCATTTCTGGCAAAAGATCGTACGTGGAATATTTGTCGGCATTATTCTCGTTCTTGCGACACTTACCATTAGCGCTTATCCCTATTATATTTCCTATTTCAATGAACTTTTTGGCGGACCAAAAAACGGATTCCATTATGTTACGGATTCCAATGCCGATTGGGGACAAGATCTTAAGCGTCTTAAAAAATATCTCGACGCGCATCCGGAAATCGACAAGATTCGCATTGATTATTTTGGCGGTGACAATGTCACTAATCGCATTGGCGATAAATATATCATGTGGTGGGATAGCAAACGACCGATCGAACCGGGCTACTACGCGATTTCCACGCTCCTCTTACAAGAGTCTCTCTATCGTACTGATCGCTCCTATGATGACACCTACCGCTGGACAGAAAAGCTCACACCATTTGATCACGTTGGCACATCCATTATTCTATACAAAGTTGAATAA
- a CDS encoding glycosyltransferase: MTMGNCTTKETLSQQRSELRVAIVHDFLLYRGGAEKVLCDIAAMFPSAPIYTLLYDSACMAEIFPPERVRTSFLQEWPRWIRAHHRWLLPFYGTAVETFDLRDYDVIISSSGAWSKGIVTRLNTKHIAYIHSPMRYVWDENEYYLRKMLDKKNGFFARLFLSYLRVWDHQAAQRPDVLVANSVYTQKRIAKYYRRSADVVYPGVKSALSGEEIKEHKQEEKYFLIVSRLSRCKNVALAIETCNKLQLPLMVIGDGSDRKYLENLAGPTVTIVGWVDDEKKWSYIAGARAMLFPAEDDFGIVCVEALSAGIPVIALGRGGACEIVENGKTGELFDAPTVEMMADGVRRFLEREGRYDRATMIAKANEFSCHNFRKNFQKIIDQYVQCE, encoded by the coding sequence AGAGTTGCGATTGTGCATGATTTTCTCTTATATCGGGGAGGGGCGGAAAAGGTACTGTGTGATATTGCGGCGATGTTTCCCAGCGCACCGATTTATACGCTTTTGTACGACAGTGCGTGTATGGCAGAGATCTTTCCACCGGAAAGAGTGCGCACGAGTTTCCTACAGGAATGGCCACGCTGGATTCGGGCGCACCATCGGTGGTTGTTGCCGTTTTATGGAACGGCTGTGGAAACATTTGATTTGCGTGATTATGATGTGATCATATCCAGTTCCGGTGCATGGAGTAAAGGTATCGTGACGCGGCTCAATACAAAACATATTGCGTACATCCATTCGCCGATGCGATATGTGTGGGATGAAAATGAATATTATTTGCGTAAAATGCTTGATAAAAAGAACGGTTTTTTTGCGAGATTATTTTTGTCATATTTACGTGTATGGGATCATCAAGCGGCACAGCGGCCGGATGTACTTGTAGCGAATTCAGTTTATACGCAAAAGAGAATTGCAAAATATTATCGACGCAGTGCAGATGTGGTTTATCCGGGTGTTAAATCTGCTCTAAGTGGAGAAGAAATAAAAGAGCACAAGCAGGAAGAAAAATATTTTCTTATCGTTTCGCGACTTTCGCGTTGTAAGAATGTTGCATTGGCGATCGAAACATGTAATAAACTGCAATTGCCACTTATGGTGATCGGGGACGGTAGTGATCGAAAATACCTGGAAAATCTTGCCGGTCCGACTGTGACAATTGTCGGTTGGGTAGATGATGAAAAAAAATGGTCATATATTGCCGGCGCACGGGCGATGCTTTTTCCCGCAGAAGATGATTTTGGGATTGTGTGTGTGGAGGCACTGTCCGCCGGTATTCCCGTGATTGCTCTCGGCAGAGGCGGTGCATGTGAGATCGTGGAAAATGGAAAAACAGGCGAGCTTTTTGATGCGCCAACAGTTGAAATGATGGCAGATGGCGTACGGCGATTTTTAGAGCGGGAGGGACGATATGATCGTGCGACAATGATCGCAAAAGCAAATGAATTTTCCTGCCACAATTTCCGTAAAAATTTTCAAAAAATAATTGATCAATATGTACAATGTGAATAA
- a CDS encoding glycosyltransferase family 39 protein, producing the protein MKNIIHPKTIMTYASHKKIHYILLTLIILLGFFVRIYHIDSVPSGIYPDEANNGTNAFDAQRTNIYPWFYPDNNGREGLFINLIAILFKLFGVNIITFKLPAIIMGTLTVIGVYFLSRELFISRPRLALIAAYLTAISYWAVNFSRICFRANMMVPILVFLFYFLFKALRTRKPLHFAIAGALCGLGFHTYIAYRITPALVLVLFVLFAIQQGFSHFIKRYWKGLLLFFVSAFLVFAPMGYTYYTHPEYLTSRTGDISVFAVKDAPLTQTLTYTITLSLLKYNVAGDNNWRHNFPPYPLLEPCVGLMFLGGLITSIGLFFLYLFRRYRFNVRNRTFVVHGFLLAWFVGFLAPEFLTTEGLPHALRSIGTIPVVFIFAAFFITILLERSQKHSHLLFVAASVMTVTLLIYSGFFDMIKYHVFWATNVNQAYAFNKNLTDMGRFAHDLPQSEVQIYIVAGHMDLLPVKMLTTDRTDTRYVYENDLAQIDTTQPFILLLPYENISVIDYVAKRSDVVIEKIQKPLNSSFVMVTSINNQKL; encoded by the coding sequence ATGAAGAATATTATTCACCCCAAAACCATCATGACATATGCTAGCCACAAAAAAATACACTACATCCTTCTTACCTTGATCATTTTGCTCGGATTTTTTGTTCGTATCTACCACATTGATTCCGTGCCAAGTGGCATCTATCCGGATGAAGCAAATAACGGCACAAATGCCTTTGATGCCCAGCGGACAAATATTTACCCGTGGTTTTACCCCGACAATAACGGACGCGAGGGATTGTTTATTAATCTCATTGCAATTCTTTTTAAATTGTTTGGCGTAAATATTATTACATTCAAACTGCCGGCAATCATCATGGGAACATTGACGGTGATCGGCGTGTATTTTCTCTCGCGTGAATTATTTATCTCTCGACCGCGTCTTGCGCTCATTGCCGCCTATTTGACTGCTATAAGCTATTGGGCGGTGAATTTTTCTCGCATTTGCTTCCGCGCCAACATGATGGTGCCGATTCTCGTTTTTCTTTTTTATTTCCTTTTTAAAGCCCTGCGCACGCGCAAGCCCCTCCATTTTGCCATCGCCGGCGCTTTGTGCGGACTGGGATTTCACACCTACATTGCCTATCGCATCACTCCGGCGCTTGTTCTTGTCCTTTTTGTATTATTTGCGATCCAACAAGGTTTTTCCCATTTTATCAAAAGATATTGGAAAGGGCTGTTGCTATTTTTTGTCAGTGCATTCCTCGTATTTGCCCCAATGGGTTATACCTATTACACACATCCGGAATACCTCACATCCCGCACTGGCGATATATCGGTTTTTGCAGTGAAAGATGCCCCCCTTACACAAACACTTACATACACGATCACTCTTTCTCTTTTAAAATACAACGTAGCGGGTGACAACAATTGGCGCCATAATTTTCCACCGTACCCGTTATTGGAACCATGCGTTGGATTAATGTTTCTCGGCGGACTCATAACGTCGATTGGGCTCTTTTTCCTTTACCTCTTTCGCCGCTATCGTTTCAATGTGCGCAATCGTACTTTTGTTGTGCATGGATTTCTCCTTGCGTGGTTTGTCGGATTTCTCGCACCAGAGTTTCTCACCACGGAAGGATTGCCTCATGCACTGCGATCCATTGGCACAATTCCTGTGGTATTTATCTTTGCAGCATTTTTTATCACCATTCTTCTCGAACGCTCACAAAAACATTCGCACCTCTTATTCGTAGCCGCATCAGTCATGACAGTTACACTCCTTATTTACTCTGGTTTTTTTGACATGATCAAATATCATGTGTTTTGGGCAACAAACGTCAACCAAGCGTACGCATTCAACAAAAATCTCACTGATATGGGAAGATTTGCTCATGATTTGCCCCAAAGTGAGGTGCAAATCTACATTGTCGCCGGACACATGGATCTCTTGCCGGTCAAAATGCTCACCACAGACCGCACAGACACGCGTTACGTCTACGAAAACGACCTTGCGCAAATCGACACTACGCAGCCATTCATTCTCCTTTTGCCATATGAAAATATCTCTGTTATCGATTATGTTGCAAAACGTAGTGATGTAGTGATAGAAAAAATTCAAAAACCTCTCAATAGTTCATTTGTAATGGTCACGTCAATTAATAATCAAAAACTATGA
- a CDS encoding AAA family ATPase, with translation MNKKSIIGHHPQLQLLNAFLHKKKMHHSFLFCGPEHVGKMTIARSFAQKLIGGETNEGWMICDVAHSDLVTIAPIVEEKKGKMVYKDISLDQLFSARRSFALAPDQKAKVLIIDDAERMTISAQNALLKTLEEPQKNRFIILVAHRPDQLLETIVSRCFVVHFSLVNDPDFHAQGFDQQCVDDAQGRPGYAYRLQDDPEFVEIISFARDQLRTLSRMSLVERMQLATELSKKDEKYLSCFFYAWIYRVRLAALQTKKFHLLKIAQRVESVLVLLQDTNVNKQLAIEDLLIHIT, from the coding sequence GTGAATAAAAAATCAATTATCGGACATCATCCACAATTACAGTTACTTAATGCTTTTTTACATAAGAAAAAAATGCATCATAGTTTTTTGTTTTGCGGTCCTGAACATGTGGGGAAAATGACGATTGCACGCAGTTTCGCGCAGAAGCTCATCGGTGGCGAAACTAATGAAGGCTGGATGATTTGTGATGTAGCACATAGCGATCTTGTCACGATTGCGCCAATTGTTGAAGAAAAAAAAGGAAAAATGGTATATAAAGACATTTCACTTGACCAGTTATTTTCTGCGAGACGTTCTTTTGCACTTGCCCCAGATCAAAAAGCCAAAGTGTTGATCATTGATGATGCGGAGCGTATGACGATCTCTGCGCAAAATGCGTTATTAAAAACATTGGAAGAACCGCAAAAAAATCGTTTTATCATTCTTGTCGCGCATCGTCCTGATCAGTTGCTCGAAACAATTGTTTCACGATGTTTTGTCGTGCATTTTTCTCTTGTGAATGATCCTGATTTCCATGCACAGGGGTTTGATCAACAATGTGTTGATGATGCACAAGGGCGTCCCGGATATGCATATCGGTTGCAAGATGATCCAGAGTTTGTAGAAATCATTTCTTTTGCGCGAGATCAATTGCGCACGCTGAGTCGGATGTCATTGGTGGAAAGAATGCAGTTGGCTACGGAGTTGTCAAAGAAAGATGAAAAGTATCTCTCCTGTTTTTTTTATGCGTGGATTTATCGTGTGCGTTTGGCAGCACTGCAAACAAAAAAATTTCACTTATTGAAGATTGCACAGCGAGTTGAATCAGTCCTTGTTTTGCTACAGGATACAAATGTCAATAAACAATTGGCGATTGAGGATCTTTTGATTCATATTACATAA
- a CDS encoding FtsQ-type POTRA domain-containing protein gives MIVRKQNSKVVRSSREKKETAKKEKNPKKWFFVLMVIIFVCSVGYVLFYSPVTEISHIAVEGSHRTDAQNIINGTQDTIAGEIFGRIKRNNYFFLNTSDIIKKISEDQRIKSVVIKKVFPDTIVISVEEYALFSVWCIGSEEGACYELADGCVVRSVDMNSALIQQNDHFVVVDKARDHVDIGQCVILQKDLDTIAYLGKELIYTLNVGIVQPYFIDVRGSREIRFVTDESWQILASLESATKDTLDTAKLFAHKVALPVARNDLEYVDLRFAGKIFYKFKDGVEIQEDTGEKEKEQKEALEIKEEKINDAHD, from the coding sequence ATGATCGTGCGAAAACAAAATAGCAAGGTGGTCAGAAGCAGTCGTGAAAAAAAGGAAACAGCAAAAAAAGAAAAAAATCCAAAAAAATGGTTTTTTGTTTTAATGGTTATCATTTTTGTATGCAGTGTTGGGTATGTGCTTTTTTATTCTCCTGTTACTGAGATTTCACATATTGCTGTGGAGGGATCACATCGCACAGATGCGCAGAATATTATCAATGGCACACAGGATACAATTGCAGGGGAAATTTTCGGACGTATCAAAAGAAACAATTACTTTTTTCTAAATACATCTGACATTATAAAAAAAATTTCCGAGGATCAACGAATTAAAAGCGTTGTTATAAAAAAGGTTTTTCCGGACACGATTGTCATTTCGGTGGAAGAATATGCATTATTTTCGGTGTGGTGCATTGGCAGTGAGGAGGGGGCATGTTATGAACTTGCAGACGGTTGTGTTGTGCGATCTGTGGATATGAATTCTGCGCTTATTCAACAAAATGATCATTTTGTTGTCGTGGACAAGGCGCGAGATCATGTTGATATTGGGCAGTGTGTGATTTTACAAAAAGATCTTGATACTATTGCATATTTGGGAAAAGAGTTGATTTACACGCTTAATGTTGGCATTGTTCAGCCATATTTTATTGATGTACGAGGGTCGCGAGAGATACGGTTTGTCACTGATGAGTCATGGCAAATTCTCGCATCGTTGGAAAGTGCGACAAAGGATACGCTGGATACGGCGAAACTTTTTGCACACAAAGTTGCTTTGCCGGTTGCACGCAATGATTTGGAATATGTTGATTTACGCTTTGCGGGAAAAATTTTTTATAAATTTAAAGATGGTGTGGAAATTCAAGAGGATACTGGTGAAAAAGAGAAGGAGCAAAAAGAAGCCTTGGAAATAAAGGAAGAGAAGATCAATGATGCACATGATTAA
- a CDS encoding DUF5663 domain-containing protein yields MTQDIQQPQTIQQVIAQEFGFTDLDADRQERLIERMTESVIKRVLVDAYTKLSDSDRKQFEDLMENIENIDPNAIETFLREKLTDYDSIIAEAIADLKKHITETATT; encoded by the coding sequence ATGACACAGGATATTCAACAACCACAAACAATTCAACAAGTGATCGCACAAGAATTTGGTTTTACCGATTTGGATGCGGATAGACAAGAACGTCTTATTGAACGTATGACGGAATCGGTAATCAAGCGTGTTTTAGTGGACGCCTATACCAAGCTGAGCGATTCTGATCGCAAACAATTTGAAGATTTGATGGAAAATATTGAGAATATCGATCCAAACGCGATCGAAACATTTTTGCGCGAGAAACTCACGGATTATGACAGTATCATTGCAGAGGCAATTGCCGATCTCAAAAAACACATTACGGAAACAGCCACAACATAA